One genomic window of Glycine max cultivar Williams 82 chromosome 16, Glycine_max_v4.0, whole genome shotgun sequence includes the following:
- the LOC100809053 gene encoding uncharacterized protein LOC100809053 has protein sequence MEHLDIVSEVKHQRIKTNGIWLHVAEKGTGPLVLLLHGFPETWYAWRHQINFLAHHGYHVVAPDLRGYGDSDSPIDPSSYTIHHLVGDIIGFLDHFGQHQAFIVGSDWGAVIGWHLSLFRPERVKGFVCLGFPYYPRSPTAKTVETIRKLIGDESHVCQFQEPGRAERAFARYDYLTVMKKFLLITRTDFLASPPGMELVDFLPTPSVVPSWITEEELMVFADKFQESGFTGPLNYYRAMDLNWELLAPWQGSKLTVPTKFVAGDKDIGFETAGTKAFVESDIFKSLVPNLEVVILDGHHFIHQEKAQQVSHEILSFIRKLSPNASI, from the exons ATGGAGCACTTAGACATTGTGAGTGAAGTGAAGCATCAAAGAATCAAAACCAACGGGATATGGCTACACGTGGCAGAGAAAGGAACAGGTCCACTAGTTCTGCTGCTTCATGGCTTCCCAGAAACATGGTATGCCTGGCGCCACCAGATCAATTTCTTGGCCCATCATGGCTACCATGTGGTTGCACCTGATCTTAGAGGATATGGTGACTCTGATTCTCCTATTGACCCCAGTTCCTACACTATTCACCACCTTGTAGGTGACATCATAGGTTTCCTTGATCATTTTGGTCAACATCAG GCATTTATTGTTGGATCTGATTGGGGAGCAGTCATTGGATGGCATCTGAGTCTGTTTAGGCCTGAAAGAGTCAAAGGATTTGTTTGTCTGGGTTTTCCTTACTACCCAAGATCTCCAACTGCTAAAACGGTTGAAACTATCAGGAAATTAATTGGAGATGAGAGTCATGTTTGCCAGTTCCAG GAACCTGGTAGAGCAGAGAGGGCTTTTGCTAGATATGATTATTTGACAGTGATGAAGAAGTTTTTGCTGATAACACGGACAGATTTTCTAGCATCTCCACCGGGCATGGAGCTTGTTGATTTCTTGCCAACACCTTCGGTTGTGCCATCATGGATAACCGAGGAAGAACTCATGGTCTTTGCAGACAAATTCCAAGAGTCTGGTTTCACTGGTCCACTCAATTATTACCGTGCAATGGACTT AAACTGGGAGCTTCTTGCACCATGGCAAGGATCAAAGCTAACAGTTCCAACGAAGTTCGTAGCAGGAGACAAAGACATCGGTTTTGAAACAGCGGGTACAAAGGCTTTTGTGGAAAGTGATATTTTCAAGAGCCTAGTTCCCAACCTTGAAGTGGTTATACTAGACGGCCACCATTTTATTCATCAAGAAAAAGCCCAACAAGTTTCACATGAAATCCTTTCCTTCATCCGTAAATTATCCCCCAATGCTTCCATATAA
- the LOC100809053 gene encoding uncharacterized protein isoform X1, which produces MEHLDIVSEVKHQRIKTNGIWLHVAEKGTGPLVLLLHGFPETWYAWRHQINFLAHHGYHVVAPDLRGYGDSDSPIDPSSYTIHHLVGDIIGFLDHFGQHQEPGRAERAFARYDYLTVMKKFLLITRTDFLASPPGMELVDFLPTPSVVPSWITEEELMVFADKFQESGFTGPLNYYRAMDLNWELLAPWQGSKLTVPTKFVAGDKDIGFETAGTKAFVESDIFKSLVPNLEVVILDGHHFIHQEKAQQVSHEILSFIRKLSPNASI; this is translated from the exons ATGGAGCACTTAGACATTGTGAGTGAAGTGAAGCATCAAAGAATCAAAACCAACGGGATATGGCTACACGTGGCAGAGAAAGGAACAGGTCCACTAGTTCTGCTGCTTCATGGCTTCCCAGAAACATGGTATGCCTGGCGCCACCAGATCAATTTCTTGGCCCATCATGGCTACCATGTGGTTGCACCTGATCTTAGAGGATATGGTGACTCTGATTCTCCTATTGACCCCAGTTCCTACACTATTCACCACCTTGTAGGTGACATCATAGGTTTCCTTGATCATTTTGGTCAACATCAG GAACCTGGTAGAGCAGAGAGGGCTTTTGCTAGATATGATTATTTGACAGTGATGAAGAAGTTTTTGCTGATAACACGGACAGATTTTCTAGCATCTCCACCGGGCATGGAGCTTGTTGATTTCTTGCCAACACCTTCGGTTGTGCCATCATGGATAACCGAGGAAGAACTCATGGTCTTTGCAGACAAATTCCAAGAGTCTGGTTTCACTGGTCCACTCAATTATTACCGTGCAATGGACTT AAACTGGGAGCTTCTTGCACCATGGCAAGGATCAAAGCTAACAGTTCCAACGAAGTTCGTAGCAGGAGACAAAGACATCGGTTTTGAAACAGCGGGTACAAAGGCTTTTGTGGAAAGTGATATTTTCAAGAGCCTAGTTCCCAACCTTGAAGTGGTTATACTAGACGGCCACCATTTTATTCATCAAGAAAAAGCCCAACAAGTTTCACATGAAATCCTTTCCTTCATCCGTAAATTATCCCCCAATGCTTCCATATAA